One part of the Alistipes onderdonkii genome encodes these proteins:
- a CDS encoding SDR family NAD(P)-dependent oxidoreductase produces the protein MKKQALVTGATSGIGRATALRLAAEGYDIIATGRRSERLESLRREIEAAGGRCTTLTFDVRSEEAVRRNLEPLGRVDLLVNNAGLAAGLEHIDKGDTADWDAMIDTNVKGLLYVTRVITPKMVAAGGGHVFNIGSIAGTEPYENGAVYCASKHAVHAISQAMRADLLASGIKVTEIRPGMVETEFSEVRFHGDKERADRVYDGVEPLTGDDIAEAIAWAAQLPAHMTVNEMVLMPSQQAGAYYTHRKN, from the coding sequence ATGAAAAAACAGGCTTTGGTCACAGGGGCCACATCGGGCATCGGACGCGCCACGGCGCTCCGGCTCGCGGCGGAAGGCTACGACATCATAGCGACGGGACGGCGTAGCGAAAGGCTCGAATCGCTCCGCCGCGAAATCGAGGCGGCAGGCGGCCGCTGCACGACGCTCACGTTCGACGTCCGCAGCGAAGAGGCCGTGCGCCGCAATCTCGAACCGCTCGGGCGCGTCGACCTGCTGGTCAACAACGCCGGGCTTGCGGCCGGGCTCGAACACATCGACAAGGGGGACACGGCCGACTGGGACGCCATGATCGACACCAACGTCAAGGGGCTGCTCTATGTCACGCGCGTCATCACCCCCAAGATGGTGGCCGCAGGCGGCGGGCACGTCTTCAACATCGGGTCGATCGCCGGCACGGAACCCTACGAGAACGGCGCCGTATACTGCGCTTCGAAGCACGCCGTGCACGCCATCTCGCAGGCCATGCGCGCCGACCTGCTCGCCAGCGGCATCAAGGTGACGGAGATCCGTCCAGGCATGGTCGAGACAGAGTTCTCCGAGGTGCGCTTCCACGGCGACAAGGAGCGCGCCGACCGGGTTTACGACGGCGTCGAGCCGCTCACCGGCGATGACATCGCCGAGGCGATCGCATGGGCGGCACAATTACCGGCCCATATGACCGTTAATGAAATGGTACTGATGCCCTCGCAGCAGGCGGGCGCATATTACACACACAGAAAAAACTAA
- a CDS encoding zinc metallopeptidase codes for MTHMLFTLLQAGYYAEPASGAAHYSAATMGMFVLIIVIGIAGYAVQARLQSVFRKYSKVQFPGGLTGAEVAEKMLRDNNIHNVKVTHVGGNLTDHFNPQTMTVNLSDSVYSSTSVAAAAVAAHECGHAVQHARGYAPLTLRSQLVPIVQFSSTAATWVIILGLVILATTQNELLCWIGVGLIAMSAVFSLVTLPVEYNASARALEWLQVSRTMQGAQLAQAREALSWAARTYLVAALSAIASVLYYVFLILGRRD; via the coding sequence ATGACACACATGCTTTTCACCCTGCTCCAGGCAGGATACTACGCCGAACCGGCCTCCGGTGCGGCACACTATTCGGCGGCGACGATGGGAATGTTCGTCCTGATCATCGTCATCGGTATCGCCGGCTACGCCGTGCAGGCACGCCTGCAATCGGTATTCCGCAAATATTCGAAGGTGCAGTTCCCCGGCGGCCTCACGGGCGCCGAGGTGGCCGAGAAGATGCTCCGCGACAACAACATCCATAACGTCAAAGTGACGCACGTGGGCGGCAACCTGACCGACCACTTCAACCCGCAGACGATGACCGTCAACCTGAGCGACAGCGTCTATTCGTCGACGAGCGTCGCAGCGGCAGCCGTGGCGGCGCACGAGTGCGGGCACGCCGTGCAACATGCCCGGGGCTACGCCCCCCTGACGCTGCGCTCGCAGCTGGTACCCATCGTGCAGTTCTCCTCGACCGCCGCCACGTGGGTCATCATCCTCGGACTGGTGATCCTCGCCACGACGCAGAACGAACTGCTGTGCTGGATCGGCGTGGGGCTGATCGCCATGTCGGCGGTCTTCTCGCTGGTGACGCTTCCCGTCGAATACAACGCCTCGGCACGCGCGCTGGAATGGCTGCAGGTCAGCCGCACGATGCAGGGCGCACAGCTCGCACAAGCCCGGGAAGCCCTCTCGTGGGCAGCGCGCACCTACCTCGTAGCAGCCCTCAGCGCCATCGCCTCGGTGCTTTACTACGTCTTCCTGATCCTCGGACGACGCGACTAA
- a CDS encoding MBOAT family O-acyltransferase gives MTLPATDGIMEKLQALLSYDASSPLIFSSGLFLFLFAGFMLIYNAFRRAPMARIVYVILFSLYFYYKSSGIYFLLLIFAATSDFLIAQGIYRVRSRAAKRWLVVLSVMVNLGMLGYFKYTNFLVDIANQMFGQGFLQFQNIFLPVGISFFVFQSMSYTIDIYRGQLKPLGNWCDYLFYLSFFPQLVAGPIVRARDFIPQIRRNPVVVTREMFGTGVFLILTGLFKKAIISDYISLNFVDRIFDEPLLYSGFECLAGIYGYALQIYCDFSGYSDMAIGIALLLGFRFPKNFDAPYKSATITEFWRRWHISLSSWLRDYLYISLGGNRKGKLRTYGNLLVTMVLGGLWHGAAIRFILWGTLHGVALALHKLWMAVVPGAKATGAQMHWWSRAAGVFFTFNLVCLGWLMFRAESMQTVELMLHQIFSNFNVPMIPQVIAGYAGVFALIGAGYLLHLMPGCVDRAAQRLVANAPLVLQIVMAAAMIWCVMQIKSSDIQPFIYFQF, from the coding sequence ATGACACTCCCCGCAACGGACGGCATCATGGAAAAACTGCAGGCGCTGCTCTCGTACGACGCCTCTTCGCCGCTGATTTTCAGCAGCGGGTTGTTCCTGTTCCTCTTCGCCGGGTTCATGCTCATATACAATGCCTTCCGCCGTGCGCCGATGGCCCGCATCGTCTATGTCATCCTCTTTTCGCTCTATTTCTACTACAAATCGAGCGGCATCTATTTCCTGCTGCTCATCTTCGCCGCCACGAGCGACTTCCTCATAGCGCAGGGCATCTACCGCGTGCGGAGCCGCGCCGCGAAACGGTGGCTCGTCGTACTGAGCGTCATGGTGAACCTCGGGATGCTGGGATATTTCAAATACACCAACTTCCTGGTCGACATCGCCAACCAGATGTTCGGGCAGGGGTTCCTCCAATTCCAGAACATCTTCCTGCCGGTCGGCATCTCGTTCTTCGTGTTCCAGTCGATGAGCTACACGATCGACATCTACCGCGGGCAGCTCAAACCGCTCGGCAACTGGTGCGACTACCTGTTCTATCTCTCGTTCTTCCCCCAGCTGGTCGCAGGCCCGATCGTCCGGGCCCGGGACTTCATCCCCCAGATCCGCCGCAACCCGGTCGTCGTGACGCGCGAAATGTTCGGCACGGGAGTCTTCCTGATCCTTACGGGACTCTTCAAAAAGGCGATCATTTCGGACTACATCTCGCTCAATTTCGTCGACCGCATCTTCGACGAGCCGCTGCTCTATTCGGGCTTCGAGTGCCTGGCGGGCATCTACGGCTATGCCTTGCAGATCTACTGCGATTTCTCGGGCTATTCCGACATGGCGATCGGCATCGCCCTGCTGCTGGGCTTCCGCTTTCCCAAGAACTTCGACGCCCCGTACAAGTCGGCCACCATCACCGAATTCTGGCGCAGGTGGCATATCTCGCTCTCCTCGTGGCTGCGCGATTACCTCTACATCTCGCTGGGCGGCAACCGCAAAGGCAAACTGCGCACCTACGGCAACCTGCTCGTCACGATGGTGCTGGGTGGGTTGTGGCACGGTGCGGCGATCCGTTTCATCCTCTGGGGCACGCTGCATGGCGTAGCGCTGGCGCTGCATAAACTGTGGATGGCCGTCGTCCCGGGGGCCAAGGCCACCGGGGCGCAGATGCACTGGTGGAGCCGTGCGGCGGGCGTCTTCTTCACGTTCAACCTCGTCTGCCTGGGCTGGCTGATGTTCCGCGCCGAGTCGATGCAGACCGTCGAACTGATGCTGCACCAGATCTTCTCCAACTTCAACGTCCCGATGATCCCGCAGGTCATCGCGGGCTACGCGGGTGTCTTCGCCCTGATCGGTGCGGGCTACCTGCTCCACCTCATGCCGGGCTGCGTCGACCGCGCGGCACAGCGCCTGGTAGCCAACGCCCCGCTGGTGTTGCAGATCGTGATGGCCGCCGCGATGATCTGGTGCGTGATGCAGATCAAATCGAGCGACATACAACCGTTCATATACTTTCAGTTTTAA
- a CDS encoding phosphatase PAP2 family protein, whose amino-acid sequence MYTFDHGLFMALNFDGGPLFDRVMLTVSGTAMWLPLYALILWLVWRRSGWRGMSVFLVLMLLALGLSDIVSGIFKHNGLLGDLLPQLEPRPRPMFTPTLEGLEITPDSLRALRSAAVPHDWAVHVPPEAVSGMYGTVSAHAATIVAVAVLSCGAIRRKWFTALMVVCTVVICYSRIYLGKHFPMDLVWGTLVGSVLGYAALRGYRRLAQSRNRRFTHPR is encoded by the coding sequence ATGTATACTTTCGACCACGGCCTGTTCATGGCCCTCAATTTCGACGGCGGCCCCCTGTTCGACCGCGTAATGCTCACCGTCTCGGGCACGGCGATGTGGCTGCCGCTCTATGCATTGATCCTGTGGCTGGTATGGCGCCGCAGCGGCTGGCGGGGCATGTCGGTTTTCCTGGTGCTGATGCTCCTCGCCCTGGGGCTGTCGGACATAGTCTCGGGCATCTTCAAGCACAACGGCCTGCTGGGCGACTTGTTGCCGCAGCTCGAACCGCGGCCGCGGCCGATGTTCACCCCCACGCTCGAAGGGCTGGAGATCACGCCCGACTCGCTGCGCGCCCTTCGCAGTGCGGCAGTGCCGCACGACTGGGCGGTACACGTCCCGCCCGAGGCCGTAAGCGGCATGTACGGCACCGTCTCGGCACACGCGGCCACGATCGTCGCGGTGGCCGTGCTTTCATGCGGCGCAATCCGCCGCAAGTGGTTCACCGCCCTGATGGTCGTCTGCACCGTCGTCATCTGCTATTCGCGCATCTACCTGGGCAAGCATTTCCCGATGGATCTCGTATGGGGCACGCTCGTGGGCTCCGTACTGGGCTACGCCGCCCTGCGGGGCTACCGCAGGCTGGCACAGAGCCGGAACAGACGATTCACCCACCCCCGGTGA
- the lysS gene encoding lysine--tRNA ligase produces MSIELSEQEQLRRQSLAALRELGIDPYPAARYEVTATAREIADNYDEARGNYQDVRIAGRIMSRRIMGSASFFELQDHTGRIQVYIRRDDVCPEGDPTLYNTVFKKLLDIGDFIGVEGFAFHTNTGELSVHCRKFTVLSKSIRPLPVVKAKDGQTFDAFTDPEVRYRQRYVDLVVNPQVRDVFVRRAKIVATMRQFFNERGYVEVETPILQPIPGGASARPFITHHNALDIDQYLRIASELYLKKLIVGGFDGVYEFGKNFRNEGMDRTHNPEFTVMEIYVAYKDYLWMMEFTEQMLERVAVAVNGTTELTLDGKQISFKAPFRRLTMTDAIREKTGYDITGQSEEQLREACKRLGVEIDDTMGKGKLIDAIFGQYCEEELIQPTFVCDYPREMSPLCKRHRSNPDLTERFELFVNGKELCNAYSELNDPIDQLERFQEQLRLSEKGDDEAMFIDMDFVRALEYGMPSCSGMGIGIDRLTMFMTDQASIQDVLFFPQMRPEKKVVNDPVEKYTAAGIPEEWVPVIQKMGYITVEALKKLAPGKFFNDLCGFNKKNKLGLKAPSIEEVKRWCEE; encoded by the coding sequence ATGAGTATCGAACTCAGTGAACAGGAACAGCTCCGGAGGCAGTCGCTTGCAGCCCTGCGCGAGCTCGGCATCGACCCCTATCCCGCCGCCCGCTATGAGGTGACGGCCACGGCACGGGAGATCGCCGACAACTACGACGAGGCCCGAGGCAACTACCAGGACGTCCGCATCGCAGGCCGCATCATGTCGCGCCGCATCATGGGCAGCGCCTCGTTCTTCGAATTGCAGGATCACACGGGCCGCATCCAGGTCTACATCCGCCGCGACGACGTCTGCCCCGAAGGAGACCCCACGCTATACAACACGGTGTTCAAGAAACTGCTCGACATCGGCGATTTCATCGGCGTCGAGGGCTTCGCGTTCCACACCAACACGGGCGAACTGTCGGTGCACTGCCGCAAGTTCACGGTGCTCTCGAAGTCGATCCGCCCGCTGCCCGTCGTCAAGGCCAAGGACGGCCAGACGTTCGACGCCTTCACCGACCCCGAAGTCCGCTACCGCCAGCGCTACGTCGACCTGGTGGTGAACCCGCAGGTGCGCGACGTATTCGTCCGGCGCGCCAAGATCGTCGCCACGATGCGCCAGTTCTTCAACGAGCGCGGCTACGTCGAGGTGGAGACCCCGATCCTGCAGCCGATTCCGGGCGGCGCCTCGGCACGCCCGTTCATCACGCACCACAATGCGCTCGACATCGACCAGTACCTGCGCATCGCCAGTGAGCTGTACCTCAAGAAACTGATCGTCGGCGGATTCGACGGCGTATACGAGTTTGGCAAGAATTTCCGCAACGAGGGCATGGATCGCACGCACAACCCCGAATTCACCGTCATGGAGATTTACGTGGCCTACAAGGACTACCTCTGGATGATGGAGTTCACCGAGCAGATGCTCGAACGGGTGGCCGTGGCCGTGAACGGCACGACGGAGCTGACGCTCGACGGCAAGCAGATCTCGTTCAAGGCACCGTTCCGCCGCCTGACGATGACCGACGCCATCCGCGAGAAAACGGGCTACGACATCACGGGGCAGAGCGAGGAGCAGCTCCGCGAAGCCTGCAAGCGCCTCGGCGTCGAAATCGACGACACGATGGGCAAGGGCAAGCTGATCGACGCCATCTTCGGGCAGTACTGCGAGGAGGAGTTGATCCAGCCCACGTTCGTGTGCGATTACCCGCGCGAAATGTCGCCGCTATGCAAGCGTCACCGCTCGAACCCCGACCTCACGGAACGTTTCGAACTGTTCGTGAACGGCAAGGAGCTGTGCAACGCCTACTCGGAGCTCAACGACCCGATCGACCAGCTGGAACGCTTCCAGGAGCAGCTGCGGCTGAGCGAAAAGGGCGACGACGAGGCCATGTTCATCGACATGGATTTCGTACGCGCACTGGAATACGGCATGCCGTCGTGCTCGGGCATGGGCATAGGCATCGACCGCCTCACGATGTTCATGACCGACCAGGCTTCGATCCAGGACGTGCTCTTCTTCCCGCAGATGCGCCCCGAAAAAAAGGTCGTGAACGACCCCGTGGAGAAATACACCGCCGCCGGCATCCCCGAAGAGTGGGTGCCCGTCATCCAGAAAATGGGTTACATCACGGTCGAGGCACTGAAGAAACTCGCCCCGGGCAAGTTCTTCAACGACCTGTGCGGCTTCAACAAAAAGAACAAGCTCGGCCTGAAGGCCCCCTCGATCGAAGAGGTCAAAAGATGGTGCGAGGAATAA
- the tpiA gene encoding triose-phosphate isomerase, with protein sequence MRKKIVAGNWKMNTLPAEGVELAKGIVAGRGEVCSCVNFIVCPPFTHLSQVAEALKGSDIALGAQDCATEAKGAYTGEIAASMIAALGCKYVILGHSERRQYYGETSATLNKKMAQAYANGLTPIYCVGENLEEREAGKHFDVVKAQIEEVVYNLTEEEYKNLVIAYEPVWAIGTGKTASAEQAQEIHAYIRQVLAAKFGAAAQDTAILYGGSCKPSNAPELFAKEDVDGGLIGGAALKAEDFLGIGKGFAK encoded by the coding sequence ATGAGAAAGAAAATTGTTGCCGGCAACTGGAAGATGAATACGCTTCCCGCCGAAGGTGTAGAACTGGCCAAAGGCATCGTAGCCGGCCGCGGCGAGGTGTGCTCGTGCGTCAACTTCATCGTGTGCCCCCCCTTCACGCACCTTTCGCAGGTCGCCGAAGCACTCAAGGGTTCGGACATCGCCCTCGGGGCACAGGACTGCGCCACGGAGGCCAAAGGCGCCTATACGGGCGAGATCGCCGCATCGATGATCGCGGCGCTGGGTTGCAAATACGTGATCCTCGGCCACTCGGAGCGCCGCCAGTACTACGGCGAAACCTCCGCTACGCTTAACAAGAAGATGGCGCAGGCTTACGCCAACGGCCTGACCCCGATCTACTGCGTAGGCGAGAACCTCGAAGAGCGCGAGGCCGGCAAACACTTCGACGTGGTGAAGGCCCAGATCGAGGAGGTGGTTTACAACCTCACCGAAGAGGAGTACAAGAACCTCGTGATCGCATACGAGCCCGTATGGGCTATCGGCACCGGCAAGACCGCCTCGGCCGAGCAGGCACAGGAAATCCACGCTTACATCCGCCAGGTGCTGGCAGCCAAATTCGGCGCAGCAGCACAGGATACCGCCATCCTCTACGGTGGTTCGTGCAAGCCCTCGAACGCACCGGAGCTCTTCGCCAAGGAAGACGTCGACGGCGGCCTGATCGGCGGCGCAGCCCTCAAGGCAGAAGATTTCCTCGGCATCGGCAAAGGCTTCGCAAAATAA
- the rplQ gene encoding 50S ribosomal protein L17 — protein MRHNKNFNHLGRQAGHRKALMSNMASSLILHKRIETTVAKAKAVRQFIEPLVTKSKDDSTHSRRIVFSYLKQKEAVTELFRTIAPKIAERPGGYTRILKTGFRLGDAADMCIIEFVDFNDAYTLGIAPAAAAEAKPKTRRSRKPAAKKTDAVEEATVVEGEAKKAAPKKAAAPKAAKPAAPKAAKVAAPKVAKKTNVGKKM, from the coding sequence ATGAGACACAATAAGAATTTCAACCACCTTGGCCGCCAGGCAGGACACCGTAAAGCGTTGATGTCGAATATGGCTTCGTCGCTCATCCTGCACAAGCGTATCGAGACCACCGTTGCCAAAGCCAAGGCCGTTCGCCAGTTCATCGAACCGCTGGTGACCAAGTCGAAGGACGACTCGACGCACTCGCGCCGCATCGTCTTCTCGTACCTCAAGCAGAAAGAGGCCGTAACCGAGTTGTTCCGCACTATCGCTCCGAAGATCGCCGAGCGTCCGGGCGGCTATACTCGCATCCTGAAGACCGGCTTCCGCCTGGGCGATGCTGCCGACATGTGCATCATCGAGTTCGTTGACTTCAACGACGCTTACACGCTGGGCATCGCTCCCGCAGCAGCTGCCGAAGCCAAGCCCAAGACGCGCCGTTCGCGCAAGCCCGCAGCCAAGAAGACCGACGCGGTCGAGGAGGCTACGGTCGTGGAAGGCGAAGCCAAGAAGGCCGCACCGAAAAAGGCTGCCGCTCCGAAGGCTGCAAAACCCGCGGCTCCGAAGGCTGCCAAGGTTGCAGCCCCGAAGGTTGCCAAGAAAACCAACGTAGGCAAGAAGATGTAA